The uncultured Roseibium sp. genome contains a region encoding:
- a CDS encoding DUF1932 domain-containing protein — protein MLIGFLGFGEAARAFQESLAARDSNLRFTAWDIKLQDPATAQEMKTAMETRGVTIADPAGFSDVDWIISAVTADQSFLALRSIQDHIVQGQVVIDINSVSPGRKRESASLVEAREAAYLDMAVMAPVHPRGHRTPVLIAGSVADKVILVLERLEFDFRTMGDEPGQATAIKMVRSVFVKGLEAITVEALLAARASGCFEEISTSLAKSFSGLGWPEFAAYEFERTMQHGKRRAAEMRESAATVKALGLNGDLVDQIAETQDLMGGIDISDLNKDSLEELVDRALSVRLKT, from the coding sequence ATGCTGATCGGATTTCTGGGATTTGGTGAAGCAGCCCGTGCGTTTCAGGAAAGCCTGGCCGCTCGCGACTCGAACCTTCGTTTCACGGCATGGGACATCAAACTCCAGGATCCGGCGACTGCACAGGAGATGAAGACGGCAATGGAAACGCGCGGCGTTACCATTGCCGATCCGGCAGGCTTCAGCGACGTCGACTGGATCATCAGCGCGGTGACCGCGGACCAGAGCTTCCTTGCGTTGCGCAGTATCCAGGATCACATCGTCCAGGGACAGGTGGTCATCGATATCAATTCCGTCTCTCCGGGCCGCAAGCGGGAAAGCGCTTCGCTGGTCGAGGCGAGGGAAGCCGCCTATCTGGACATGGCCGTCATGGCGCCGGTCCATCCCCGCGGTCACCGGACACCGGTGCTGATCGCCGGAAGTGTTGCCGACAAGGTCATTCTGGTGCTGGAGCGCCTTGAGTTCGACTTCCGCACCATGGGAGATGAGCCGGGGCAGGCAACCGCGATCAAGATGGTTCGCTCCGTCTTTGTGAAGGGGCTGGAGGCGATCACCGTCGAGGCTTTGCTTGCGGCCAGGGCGTCCGGTTGCTTCGAAGAGATTTCAACCTCTCTGGCAAAGAGCTTTTCCGGTCTGGGATGGCCGGAGTTTGCGGCCTACGAGTTCGAGCGGACCATGCAGCACGGCAAGCGGCGGGCCGCGGAAATGCGTGAAAGCGCGGCGACCGTCAAGGCGCTCGGTCTGAATGGCGATCTGGTCGACCAGATCGCGGAGACCCAGGATCTCATGGGCGGGATCGATATAAGCGACCTTAATAAGGATTCGCTTGAGGAACTTGTCGATCGGGCACTCTCGGTCCGCCTCAAAACCTGA
- a CDS encoding acyl-CoA dehydrogenase family protein — MGFSEQVNLSLCLLNASPTWHQVRELAEGLDEDLARQVVLAAADISENLLLPLNGPADAAGCRIENGRVKVPEAYHAAWAGFAGDGWLGIDAPEDLGGQGLPLALQAACQMLFDRSAIAFGMLGGATRSAVFVLDAHAEEPHRSLWSEKLLSGEWSATICISEPDAGSDLGRVRTKAEQGADGIWRVTGNKCWISYGDHDMTPRIGHMLLARTGDAASGTRGLSLFLVPNTTDDGAFNGVTAERLEEKLGLHGSPTCVMRFEEAEAILIGKPNNGLPQLFAMIERMRLLTGCQGAGLALSSLDLAVGYAAERKQGGAPAEPPVPINQHADVQRQLAEMASRSYCLQAFLLELGAVLDLSAKHPDAAVRAENGDLAAFLLPIAKNFGGLAGFDTASRAIQIFGGAGYTREWPVEQHLRDARILTIYEGTTGMQALDLLYRRLWKEEGKGLQILAKRMRTDIASAQAAHGDHAAQAEDVLSRFLELADALTQQQGERVKAEYGADALLNAAWSAVSAWMGLRLITIADDSAQLAAAGRLRIREADIALSESIARTQIPADCFEAFRDEG, encoded by the coding sequence ATGGGATTTTCTGAACAGGTCAACCTGAGCCTTTGCCTTCTCAATGCAAGTCCGACCTGGCATCAGGTCCGCGAACTGGCCGAGGGTCTGGATGAAGACCTGGCACGTCAGGTCGTGCTGGCGGCTGCCGATATATCGGAAAATCTCCTCCTGCCTCTGAACGGACCGGCCGATGCGGCGGGCTGCCGGATCGAGAATGGCCGGGTCAAGGTACCGGAAGCCTATCACGCCGCCTGGGCAGGCTTTGCCGGCGATGGCTGGCTCGGCATCGACGCGCCGGAAGACCTGGGCGGGCAGGGCCTGCCACTGGCCCTGCAGGCGGCCTGCCAGATGTTGTTCGATCGCTCCGCGATTGCCTTCGGTATGCTCGGTGGTGCCACCCGCTCCGCCGTCTTCGTCCTCGATGCCCATGCGGAAGAACCCCATCGCAGCCTGTGGTCGGAAAAGCTGCTCTCCGGCGAATGGTCCGCGACCATCTGTATTTCCGAACCCGACGCCGGTTCTGATCTGGGACGCGTCCGCACGAAGGCGGAGCAGGGCGCGGACGGTATCTGGCGGGTCACGGGCAACAAATGCTGGATCTCCTATGGCGATCACGACATGACCCCGCGCATCGGCCACATGCTCCTGGCGCGCACCGGCGATGCGGCGAGCGGCACGCGGGGCTTAAGCCTGTTTCTGGTGCCGAACACGACAGACGACGGCGCGTTCAACGGTGTCACGGCGGAGCGTCTTGAGGAAAAGCTCGGCCTGCACGGCTCGCCGACCTGCGTCATGCGCTTCGAGGAGGCCGAGGCCATCCTGATCGGCAAGCCGAACAACGGTCTGCCGCAGCTTTTCGCCATGATCGAGCGTATGCGGCTCCTGACCGGATGTCAGGGGGCGGGTCTTGCCCTGTCCTCGCTCGATCTTGCCGTTGGTTACGCGGCCGAGCGCAAGCAGGGCGGGGCGCCCGCCGAGCCGCCGGTGCCGATCAACCAACATGCTGACGTTCAGCGCCAGCTCGCCGAAATGGCAAGCCGCAGTTATTGCCTCCAGGCCTTTCTTTTGGAACTGGGCGCCGTGCTCGACTTGTCGGCCAAACACCCGGACGCGGCCGTCCGCGCCGAAAATGGCGACCTGGCAGCCTTCCTGCTGCCGATCGCCAAGAATTTCGGCGGCCTTGCCGGCTTCGATACCGCTAGCCGGGCGATCCAGATCTTCGGCGGGGCGGGCTATACCCGCGAGTGGCCGGTGGAACAGCATCTCCGCGATGCCCGCATCCTGACCATCTATGAAGGCACCACCGGCATGCAGGCGCTGGATCTGCTTTACCGGCGCCTGTGGAAGGAAGAAGGCAAGGGCCTTCAGATCCTTGCAAAGCGCATGCGCACCGACATCGCGTCCGCACAGGCCGCCCATGGCGACCATGCCGCTCAGGCGGAAGACGTTCTGAGCCGCTTCCTGGAGCTTGCAGACGCCCTCACGCAGCAGCAGGGGGAACGCGTAAAGGCCGAGTATGGCGCAGACGCCCTGCTTAACGCTGCCTGGTCGGCGGTTTCGGCCTGGATGGGGCTGCGCCTGATCACGATTGCCGATGACAGTGCCCAACTGGCCGCGGCAGGCCGGCTGCGAATCCGCGAAGCCGATATCGCCCTCAGCGAATCCATCGCCCGGACGCAGATCCCTGCCGATTGCTTCGAGGCCTTCCGCGACGAAGGCTAA
- a CDS encoding LysR family transcriptional regulator: MSNGRTGRTKACAKPAPPERWRCRKARSGAEVKTYPNLRHARLFCACLSLGSVTRAAEMIGVSQPAASQALARLEDIFGAALFDMTDGRPTATEAGRIVAARTQRALDLIRAGCARLRHPSVGNADAGAENLLSTPQLRAISAFAEGGSFSSAARVLQQSQPAVHKMARSIEASLQQSLFEGAGRSIHLSNTGMAVARWARLALNEFESASADVRELRGSFEGEVLIGALPFSRTSLVPDAITQIAARHPKARFSIAEGPYDDMLHDLEMGRLDILVGAMRRDFASASLVQNELFTYRLSVLARAGHPLAGKRNLTLDDLANYPWIAARRETPSRALFQKLAASFPKDRPIVCSVETGSLVAARGILMNTDHLALLSDHQAAYEIRAGILGILDFDTGDSGHMIGITTRKHWLPTMLQSEFIKELHQAAASGDPDLSPDTYREVPGRKAGKA, from the coding sequence GTGTCGAATGGGCGGACAGGCAGAACGAAAGCATGCGCCAAGCCGGCGCCGCCTGAAAGGTGGCGTTGCAGGAAGGCGCGGAGCGGCGCTGAGGTGAAGACCTATCCAAACCTCAGGCATGCGCGGCTGTTTTGCGCTTGTCTTTCCTTGGGGTCGGTAACGCGGGCTGCCGAAATGATCGGCGTTTCCCAGCCTGCGGCCTCCCAGGCGTTGGCGCGTCTGGAGGACATTTTCGGCGCTGCCCTCTTCGACATGACAGACGGCCGGCCGACCGCAACGGAGGCGGGGCGGATCGTTGCCGCCCGGACCCAGCGCGCCCTGGATCTGATCCGGGCGGGGTGCGCGCGCCTGCGCCACCCCAGTGTCGGCAATGCCGACGCCGGGGCCGAAAACCTGCTCAGCACCCCCCAACTCAGGGCGATTTCCGCCTTTGCCGAAGGCGGCAGCTTCAGTTCCGCAGCCCGTGTCCTGCAACAGTCCCAGCCCGCCGTGCACAAGATGGCGCGCAGCATTGAGGCAAGCCTGCAGCAGTCCCTGTTTGAAGGCGCTGGACGCAGCATTCATCTGTCCAATACCGGCATGGCGGTGGCGCGATGGGCGCGGCTGGCGCTGAACGAATTCGAAAGCGCTTCCGCCGACGTGCGTGAACTGCGCGGCAGCTTTGAGGGCGAGGTCCTGATCGGGGCACTGCCGTTCTCCCGCACCAGCCTGGTTCCCGACGCGATTACCCAAATCGCCGCCCGTCATCCCAAGGCCCGGTTTTCGATCGCCGAGGGGCCTTATGATGACATGCTGCATGATCTGGAAATGGGCCGGCTCGACATCCTGGTCGGCGCCATGCGCAGGGACTTTGCCTCCGCGAGCCTCGTTCAGAACGAACTCTTTACTTACCGGCTCTCGGTCCTTGCCAGGGCAGGGCATCCGCTGGCCGGAAAACGAAATCTGACCCTGGATGACCTGGCGAACTATCCCTGGATCGCGGCCCGTCGGGAAACACCGTCGCGTGCCCTGTTCCAGAAGCTTGCGGCCAGTTTCCCCAAGGACAGGCCGATTGTCTGCAGTGTCGAGACCGGTTCCCTGGTCGCGGCACGGGGCATCTTGATGAACACCGATCATCTGGCGCTGCTCTCCGACCATCAGGCGGCGTATGAAATTCGTGCCGGCATTCTGGGCATTCTTGACTTCGATACCGGCGACTCGGGGCACATGATCGGCATTACCACCCGAAAGCATTGGCTGCCGACGATGCTGCAGAGCGAATTCATCAAGGAATTGCATCAGGCCGCCGCATCGGGAGATCCTGATCTGTCGCCGGACACATACCGTGAGGTGCCGGGTCGTAAGGCGGGCAAGGCCTGA
- a CDS encoding methylenetetrahydrofolate reductase, whose translation MDGQNGLNRSALLRANGATVGGMLQGYSLEVLPRTAAKIESFKSLLPAGTRVYIANVEGTDFEDMIKTARRIRGEGFDVMPHFPARLIKDAAEFETSLTRYRNEAGVDQALLIGGGVTRPVGDYDNTMQLLETGLFDKYGFKRIHVAGHPEGNPDIDKDGTSRRVDEALLWKQSFSDRTDAEMAIATQFFFDAKPVFEWAARLKEMGVELPIHVGISGPAKLQTLIKYAIACGVGPSIKVLKKRAMDVTKLLMPYEPTDVVSAIAAHVAATPDTTIQQVHLFPLGGIKACVEWADRQNESMRQAGAA comes from the coding sequence ATGGATGGTCAAAACGGTCTGAATCGTAGCGCGCTTTTGAGGGCGAACGGGGCAACGGTTGGAGGGATGCTTCAGGGCTATTCCCTTGAGGTGCTTCCGCGCACGGCTGCGAAAATCGAAAGTTTCAAGTCACTGTTGCCGGCTGGTACGCGCGTTTATATCGCGAACGTCGAAGGCACGGACTTTGAGGACATGATCAAGACGGCCCGCCGTATCCGCGGCGAGGGCTTCGATGTCATGCCGCATTTCCCGGCGCGCCTGATCAAGGATGCCGCCGAGTTCGAGACGTCGCTGACCCGTTACCGCAATGAAGCGGGTGTGGATCAGGCCCTGCTGATCGGTGGCGGCGTTACCCGGCCGGTCGGAGATTACGACAACACCATGCAGCTGCTCGAAACCGGTCTGTTCGACAAATACGGTTTCAAGCGGATCCATGTGGCCGGTCATCCGGAAGGCAATCCGGATATCGACAAGGACGGCACCAGCCGCCGCGTAGACGAAGCGCTTCTGTGGAAGCAGTCGTTCTCGGACCGGACCGATGCCGAGATGGCGATCGCGACCCAGTTCTTCTTCGATGCGAAACCGGTTTTCGAATGGGCCGCACGGCTCAAGGAAATGGGCGTCGAATTACCCATTCACGTCGGGATTTCCGGACCTGCCAAGTTGCAGACGCTCATCAAATACGCGATTGCTTGCGGCGTCGGACCGTCCATCAAGGTCCTCAAGAAGCGGGCCATGGACGTCACCAAGCTTTTGATGCCATATGAACCGACAGATGTCGTGTCCGCGATTGCAGCCCACGTGGCCGCGACGCCGGACACCACAATTCAACAGGTTCATCTCTTCCCGCTCGGCGGGATCAAGGCTTGTGTCGAATGGGCGGACAGGCAGAACGAAAGCATGCGCCAAGCCGGCGCCGCCTGA